One part of the Deinococcus fonticola genome encodes these proteins:
- a CDS encoding MFS transporter: MPLPRLALDRLPLKPGTASSVLAASLTLVTSEFVRSGMYGAYFTQVIDTQYHLPVAVAGMVVAAHMIADTLMRAPAGSLIQKYGPQKVAFAGAVLSLVALSLLLLPAAHSIWMVILIAALHGIGFSPVWPAMMNLTADAALPGYEGRTLTLVTSSLMPLVGLGFMVYGAVAKNPDFPIMAMTLGLLVLAVLATLLLPARRLIHHASEEDQQAKPPSASLRRLVLPLLPAALMQTLTQAIVGNWLFRIAPELGLGYWDLIALLAVGGVVAFGAMPRTGKIADGGRARLAVTVGYVLVAAGMLGFALTPPVWALFVLAPVVGLGYAFVTPGWAALVAQTLPEAQRPAAWGILMTVENGGMALGPALGGLTYQLVGAPGPFGLNAVLSIVTAGGYILFRQHFPSTNRSAPAANSEPVHVAPTPAHVDADYARLQEETKT, encoded by the coding sequence ATGCCGTTACCCCGCCTGGCCCTCGACCGCCTTCCACTCAAACCCGGCACTGCTTCCAGCGTCCTGGCGGCGTCCCTGACGCTGGTGACGTCCGAATTCGTGCGCAGCGGCATGTACGGCGCTTACTTCACGCAGGTGATCGACACGCAGTACCACCTGCCGGTCGCGGTGGCGGGCATGGTCGTCGCGGCGCACATGATCGCCGACACACTCATGCGGGCGCCTGCCGGGTCGCTGATCCAGAAGTACGGGCCGCAAAAAGTCGCGTTTGCCGGCGCAGTTCTGAGCCTGGTCGCCCTGAGTCTGTTGCTGCTGCCGGCGGCGCACTCCATCTGGATGGTCATTCTTATTGCTGCGCTGCACGGCATCGGGTTTTCGCCGGTGTGGCCGGCCATGATGAACCTGACCGCCGACGCCGCCCTGCCCGGGTACGAGGGCCGCACCCTGACGCTGGTGACCAGTTCATTGATGCCGCTGGTCGGCCTGGGCTTCATGGTGTACGGGGCGGTTGCCAAGAATCCGGATTTTCCCATTATGGCCATGACGCTGGGGCTGCTGGTGCTGGCGGTGCTGGCCACGCTGCTGCTGCCTGCCCGGCGCCTGATTCACCACGCCAGCGAAGAGGATCAGCAAGCCAAGCCTCCCTCGGCCAGCCTGAGACGCCTGGTGCTGCCGCTGCTGCCCGCCGCACTGATGCAGACGCTGACGCAGGCCATCGTGGGCAACTGGCTGTTCCGCATCGCGCCGGAACTGGGCCTGGGGTACTGGGACCTGATCGCCCTGCTGGCCGTGGGCGGCGTGGTGGCGTTCGGGGCCATGCCACGCACCGGAAAAATCGCGGACGGTGGGCGAGCGCGGCTGGCGGTCACGGTGGGGTACGTGCTGGTCGCCGCCGGCATGCTGGGGTTCGCGCTGACCCCGCCGGTCTGGGCCCTGTTCGTCCTGGCCCCGGTGGTGGGCCTGGGCTACGCCTTCGTGACGCCCGGCTGGGCCGCCCTGGTCGCGCAGACCCTCCCGGAAGCGCAGCGGCCCGCCGCCTGGGGCATCCTGATGACCGTGGAGAACGGCGGTATGGCGCTGGGGCCGGCCCTGGGTGGCTTGACATACCAGCTGGTCGGTGCCCCCGGCCCGTTCGGCCTGAACGCCGTGCTCAGCATCGTCACGGCCGGCGGGTACATCCTCTTCAGGCAGCACTTTCCCTCCACCAACCGCAGCGCGCCAGCCGCGAACAGCGAACCCGTGCATGTCGCCCCTACCCCCGCCCACGTGGACGCCGACTACGCCCGCCTGCAAGAGGAAACCAAGACCTGA